The proteins below come from a single Piscinibacter gummiphilus genomic window:
- a CDS encoding serine/threonine-protein kinase, translated as MAITAPSTQAWREVMALFDRWADADEGTRAAELKRIEAEHPTLYPRLMAMIEADRAAEARDFLAEAAQVPAAEPEAASHWTGTRLGAWALREPVGSGGMGQVWLATRSDGLYAGRAAVKLLHATRMDAQAQARFAREGEFLARLTHPHIAQLLDAGLTADGTRYLVLEYVPGVRIDHWCDARKLGIEARLKLFMQVCEAVAFAHSHLVVHRDLKPANILVTDEGHAKLLDFGVAKLLAGDDDAELTELTRAAPAGLTPEYAAPEQIEGQPITTATDVYALGVVLFGLLSGARPYANTSRGVAALARAIVEEPPRSLTQALRESPDASASRGATLASLQQAVRGDLETIVAKALKKAPEERYATVQELRDDLQRHLDHQPVSAQVDTFGYRARKFAQRNRVQVAALAGVMLSLVLGITATAWQWRSAVHEADRTKAVIKVLTHIFTDLSPEESGKAQVPVVELLRKGWSQAKQELQSDPALRGEVARPLGLMLQSSGDMANALEALTISRQHLVDSGQTSTPQYLQVMQSLAYMKSRIGQTEEAKVLLAELIDVAQRTGRSSTVEAVNAQIELGEILRREGKLADAQQQLAKAATLAARHLGAAHPSHIHALQEQAVALRELGRWPEARQALASAVQSVASAKPVHGLLARYDLAMFELDLGQYREAVKQLLPLIDELRKYYGEGDTYTIYSLASLAIGHFHGGEHGKAAVALDDALQRAIRSSEPDVRQIVQTIAARHALRRDDCFLAEPLLRANLAHFESGDGASRPFAERNRMLLAECELRRGRATAARALLDVTLKHQHEIYGPRHADLWPTLMLKAIAIDAEQGAAVASPSYDAACAMALALLPEGHPDRRKVQVMRDQAHWRSQATPQHRAALLASLRAYGEVLAQRPDAQTFSVLSKELLEQGPTARLSPSPLLALMAY; from the coding sequence ATGGCCATCACCGCGCCTTCGACCCAGGCATGGCGCGAGGTGATGGCCCTCTTCGACCGCTGGGCCGACGCGGATGAGGGAACGCGCGCGGCCGAGCTGAAGCGCATCGAAGCCGAACACCCGACGCTCTACCCGCGCCTGATGGCGATGATCGAGGCCGACCGTGCGGCCGAGGCGCGCGACTTCCTGGCCGAGGCCGCCCAGGTGCCCGCCGCCGAGCCGGAAGCCGCATCGCACTGGACCGGCACCCGCCTCGGTGCCTGGGCGCTGCGCGAGCCCGTCGGCTCGGGCGGCATGGGCCAGGTGTGGCTCGCCACGCGCAGCGACGGCCTCTACGCCGGCCGCGCTGCCGTCAAGCTGCTGCACGCCACGCGCATGGACGCCCAGGCGCAGGCCCGCTTCGCCCGCGAAGGCGAGTTCCTCGCGCGGCTCACGCACCCGCACATCGCGCAACTCCTCGACGCCGGCCTCACGGCCGACGGCACGCGCTACCTGGTGCTCGAATACGTGCCGGGCGTGCGCATCGACCACTGGTGCGATGCCCGCAAGCTCGGCATCGAGGCGCGGCTCAAGCTCTTCATGCAGGTGTGCGAGGCGGTGGCCTTTGCGCACTCGCACCTGGTGGTGCACCGAGACCTGAAGCCGGCCAACATCCTCGTCACCGACGAGGGTCACGCGAAGCTGCTCGACTTCGGCGTGGCCAAGCTGCTGGCGGGCGACGACGACGCCGAGCTGACCGAACTCACCCGCGCGGCGCCGGCCGGGCTCACGCCGGAGTACGCGGCACCCGAGCAGATCGAGGGCCAGCCCATCACGACGGCGACCGATGTGTATGCCTTGGGCGTGGTGCTGTTCGGCCTGCTCAGCGGCGCGCGGCCGTATGCCAACACGTCGCGCGGCGTGGCGGCGCTGGCCCGCGCCATCGTCGAAGAGCCGCCGCGCAGCCTCACGCAGGCGCTGCGAGAGTCGCCCGATGCCTCGGCCTCCCGGGGCGCGACCCTGGCCTCGCTTCAGCAGGCCGTGCGTGGCGACCTGGAAACCATCGTCGCCAAGGCGCTGAAGAAGGCGCCCGAGGAACGCTACGCCACCGTTCAAGAGTTGCGCGACGACCTGCAGCGGCATCTGGACCATCAGCCGGTCAGCGCGCAGGTCGACACCTTCGGCTACCGGGCGCGCAAGTTCGCGCAGCGCAACCGCGTGCAGGTGGCGGCGCTGGCCGGCGTGATGCTGAGCCTGGTGCTCGGCATCACCGCCACGGCGTGGCAGTGGCGCAGTGCGGTGCACGAGGCCGATCGAACGAAGGCGGTCATCAAGGTGCTGACCCACATCTTCACCGACCTCTCCCCGGAAGAAAGCGGCAAGGCGCAGGTGCCGGTCGTCGAGCTGCTGCGCAAGGGCTGGAGCCAGGCGAAGCAGGAGTTGCAGAGCGACCCGGCCTTGCGGGGTGAGGTGGCTCGACCGCTCGGGCTCATGCTGCAATCCTCCGGCGACATGGCCAACGCGCTGGAAGCCCTGACGATCAGCCGTCAACACCTCGTGGACTCCGGCCAGACATCCACACCCCAGTACCTTCAGGTGATGCAGAGCCTTGCCTACATGAAGTCGCGCATCGGGCAGACGGAAGAGGCCAAGGTCCTGCTGGCCGAGTTGATCGACGTCGCGCAGCGAACGGGCCGCTCCTCCACGGTCGAAGCGGTGAACGCGCAGATCGAGCTGGGCGAAATCCTGCGCCGGGAAGGAAAACTTGCCGATGCGCAGCAGCAGCTCGCGAAAGCAGCCACCCTGGCGGCGCGTCATCTCGGGGCGGCCCACCCGAGCCACATTCACGCGTTGCAGGAACAGGCCGTCGCGCTGCGAGAACTGGGGCGCTGGCCGGAAGCCAGACAGGCCCTGGCATCGGCGGTTCAAAGCGTCGCTTCGGCCAAGCCCGTTCACGGCCTGCTCGCACGCTACGACCTGGCCATGTTCGAGCTGGACCTCGGGCAGTACCGCGAGGCGGTCAAGCAGCTGCTTCCGCTGATCGACGAGCTGCGCAAGTACTACGGCGAGGGCGACACCTACACCATCTACAGCCTGGCGTCGCTCGCCATCGGCCACTTTCACGGCGGAGAGCATGGCAAGGCCGCCGTCGCCCTGGACGATGCGCTGCAAAGAGCGATCCGGTCATCCGAGCCCGATGTCCGGCAGATCGTGCAGACGATCGCCGCGCGTCATGCGTTGAGGCGCGACGACTGTTTCCTGGCTGAACCCCTGCTGCGCGCCAACCTGGCGCACTTCGAGTCCGGTGACGGAGCGAGCCGGCCCTTTGCCGAACGCAACCGCATGCTGCTCGCCGAGTGCGAACTCCGGCGCGGGCGTGCCACCGCGGCTCGAGCGCTGCTGGACGTGACGCTCAAGCACCAGCACGAGATCTACGGCCCGCGCCATGCGGACCTCTGGCCCACGCTCATGCTCAAGGCGATTGCGATCGATGCCGAGCAAGGTGCAGCGGTTGCAAGCCCCAGCTATGACGCGGCCTGTGCGATGGCCCTCGCACTCCTGCCCGAGGGCCACCCCGATCGACGCAAGGTTCAGGTGATGCGCGACCAGGCCCACTGGCGCTCGCAGGCCACCCCGCAGCATCGTGCGGCGCTCTTGGCCTCGCTGCGTGCGTATGGCGAGGTGCTGGCCCAGCGACCTGATGCGCAGACGTTTTCCGTCTTATCCAAAGAGCTGTTGGAACAGGGGCCGACAGCCAGACTTTCCCCCTCCCCCCTATTGGCCCTGATGGCCTACTGA
- a CDS encoding DUF3089 domain-containing protein produces MNLLHLHRAARFALGASAALLLAACASSPAPAPAPAAPSPKPASASATPVAAGSVDYNKPDTWLCRPGRNDVCALPMQVTTIAADGKRSVSPPVVANANAPIDCFYVYPTVSNDPGGNSDMNADPEEIGVTFAQFSPLRTQCRLFAPLYRQITLAALRSRFTSTPMKMDAAMAYGDVVAAWNHYLAHDNKGRGVVLIGHSQGSRMITELVAKEIEGKPVHKQLISVMPIGANLNVPKGQDVGGAFKSTPLCRSANQTGCAVSYVSFRANTPPPQGSLFGRAPANESVACNNPAALAGGAAQPKAWFSKRADVSVATGLGTPKWQALVASVDTPFFALPGLVTTQCKSDANGSYLAMTVNPDARTDNIGGDVVVGGNVVETWGLHLIDVSLAIGDIVDLVGSQGKAYLAKAK; encoded by the coding sequence ATGAACCTCCTGCACCTCCATCGCGCGGCGCGATTCGCGCTCGGCGCCAGCGCTGCGCTGCTGCTCGCCGCCTGCGCCTCCAGCCCAGCCCCGGCCCCTGCACCCGCGGCGCCGTCACCCAAGCCCGCTTCAGCCTCTGCCACCCCCGTGGCCGCCGGCAGCGTCGACTACAACAAGCCCGACACGTGGCTGTGCCGCCCCGGCCGCAACGACGTGTGCGCACTGCCCATGCAGGTGACCACCATCGCCGCCGATGGCAAGCGCAGCGTGAGCCCGCCCGTGGTGGCCAACGCCAACGCGCCCATCGACTGCTTCTACGTCTACCCGACCGTCTCCAACGACCCCGGTGGCAACTCCGACATGAACGCCGACCCCGAGGAGATCGGCGTGACCTTCGCGCAGTTCTCGCCGCTGCGCACGCAGTGCCGGCTCTTCGCGCCGCTCTACCGCCAGATCACGCTCGCGGCGCTGCGCAGCCGCTTCACGTCCACACCGATGAAGATGGACGCCGCGATGGCCTATGGCGACGTGGTGGCCGCCTGGAACCACTACCTCGCCCACGACAACAAGGGCCGCGGTGTGGTGCTGATCGGCCACTCGCAGGGCTCGCGCATGATCACCGAGCTGGTGGCCAAGGAGATCGAGGGCAAGCCGGTGCACAAGCAGCTCATTTCGGTGATGCCCATCGGCGCGAACCTCAACGTGCCCAAGGGGCAGGACGTGGGCGGCGCCTTCAAGTCCACGCCGCTGTGCCGCAGTGCCAACCAGACGGGCTGCGCCGTCTCGTACGTCTCGTTCCGCGCCAACACGCCACCGCCGCAAGGCTCGCTCTTCGGCCGCGCACCGGCGAACGAATCGGTGGCGTGCAACAACCCGGCCGCACTCGCCGGCGGTGCGGCGCAGCCCAAGGCCTGGTTCTCCAAGCGTGCCGACGTCAGCGTGGCCACCGGCCTGGGCACGCCCAAGTGGCAGGCGCTCGTGGCCTCGGTGGACACACCCTTCTTCGCGCTGCCTGGCCTCGTGACCACGCAGTGCAAGAGCGACGCCAACGGCAGTTACCTCGCGATGACGGTCAACCCCGACGCGCGCACCGACAACATCGGCGGTGACGTGGTGGTGGGCGGCAACGTGGTCGAGACCTGGGGCCTGCACCTGATCGACGTGAGCCTGGCGATCGGCGACATCGTCGACCTCGTGGGCTCGCAGGGGAAGGCCTACCTCGCCAAGGCGAAATAG